From a region of the Salinispira pacifica genome:
- a CDS encoding ABC transporter ATP-binding protein, giving the protein MATVELKNVNKVYDGGVHAVKHANITIQDKEFVVLVGPSGCGKTTTLRMVAGLEDISSGELYIDGKLVNDVPPKDRDIAMVFQNYALYPHMTVFDNMAFGLKIRKYDKEEIQKRVDEAAEILEIKELLERRPKQLSGGQRQRVAVGRAIVRHPKVFLFDEPLSNLDAKLRVQMRAEISSLHTRLQATMIYVTHDQVEAMTMGDKIVVMKDGVIQQIGDPLTLYNKPVNRFVAGFMGSPPMNFMNVEVKEEGGKIVIDEGTFKLNVEGKNAEAIKPYVGKSMVFGYRAEDLVYSDKAVDGKSMAVTVGVIEPLGAETHVYGSTEKHQMIARVDPHITFNVGDTAHFKPDMEKVIFFDLETDDAVNLD; this is encoded by the coding sequence ATGGCTACAGTTGAACTGAAAAATGTCAACAAAGTGTATGATGGCGGTGTTCATGCAGTAAAACATGCAAACATCACCATCCAGGACAAGGAATTTGTGGTCCTTGTCGGTCCTTCCGGCTGTGGTAAGACTACCACGCTCCGAATGGTTGCCGGTCTTGAAGATATTTCAAGCGGCGAACTCTATATCGATGGAAAACTGGTGAACGATGTTCCCCCCAAAGACCGGGACATTGCAATGGTATTCCAGAACTACGCGCTCTATCCTCATATGACCGTATTCGATAACATGGCCTTCGGTCTGAAAATCCGGAAATACGACAAGGAAGAGATCCAAAAGCGTGTGGACGAAGCAGCCGAGATCCTTGAAATCAAGGAACTTCTCGAGCGTCGGCCCAAGCAGCTTTCCGGTGGTCAGCGGCAGCGTGTTGCCGTAGGCCGTGCAATCGTGCGTCATCCCAAGGTTTTCCTCTTCGATGAGCCCCTTTCAAATCTTGATGCAAAGCTGCGTGTACAGATGCGTGCGGAAATTTCCTCTCTGCATACCCGCCTTCAGGCAACAATGATCTATGTAACTCATGACCAGGTTGAAGCCATGACCATGGGTGACAAAATTGTTGTAATGAAAGACGGCGTAATCCAGCAGATCGGTGATCCCCTCACCCTGTACAACAAGCCGGTGAACCGCTTCGTTGCCGGATTCATGGGCTCCCCCCCAATGAACTTCATGAATGTTGAAGTGAAAGAAGAGGGCGGCAAGATCGTAATCGACGAAGGAACCTTCAAACTCAACGTTGAGGGAAAGAATGCCGAAGCCATCAAACCCTATGTGGGAAAATCCATGGTATTCGGATACCGGGCCGAAGATCTTGTGTACAGTGACAAGGCGGTTGATGGAAAATCAATGGCTGTAACCGTAGGTGTTATCGAACCCCTGGGTGCGGAAACTCACGTATACGGAAGCACTGAGAAGCACCAGATGATTGCCCGTGTAGATCCCCACATCACATTCAACGTGGGAGATACTGCGCATTTCAAACCGGACATGGAAAAAGTGATTTTCTTTGATCTGGAAACAGATGATGCGGTGAATCTGGACTAA
- a CDS encoding aminotransferase class I/II-fold pyridoxal phosphate-dependent enzyme, whose amino-acid sequence MNPLANELNEEIEHTAVYRMLSELGKKMFFPKGIVAQSAEAKKKAERMNATIGMAYKDGHPYALPLLDSMLPSLSEAEAVSYAPTGGNPRLRELWREQQLARNPGLKGKNATLPMVVAGLTSGIFQMAELFVNPGDRVIVPDMFWGNYKLILSERREAVIDSFPFFTGQGSLNTDGFREQLNASLRESRKNGSRGKVIILLNFPNNPTGYSPTEEEAKQLSAAILEAAEQGNDILTVHDDAYFGLFYEENIRRESLFTDCADLHENVVALKVDGATKEEYAWGFRVAL is encoded by the coding sequence ATGAATCCACTGGCAAACGAATTAAACGAAGAAATTGAACATACAGCGGTGTACCGGATGCTCTCGGAACTGGGGAAAAAAATGTTCTTCCCCAAAGGCATCGTTGCACAGAGCGCAGAAGCAAAAAAGAAGGCAGAGCGCATGAACGCCACCATCGGCATGGCATACAAAGACGGCCACCCCTATGCCCTGCCTCTGCTTGATTCCATGCTTCCCAGCCTGAGCGAAGCGGAAGCAGTGTCCTATGCTCCCACCGGTGGAAATCCCCGGCTGAGAGAGCTGTGGCGGGAACAGCAGCTGGCGCGCAACCCCGGGTTGAAGGGGAAGAACGCCACGTTGCCCATGGTGGTCGCCGGCCTCACATCCGGCATCTTTCAGATGGCTGAGTTGTTTGTGAACCCCGGTGACAGGGTGATTGTCCCGGATATGTTCTGGGGAAACTACAAACTGATACTCAGTGAGCGCAGGGAAGCGGTAATTGACAGCTTCCCGTTTTTCACCGGCCAGGGCAGTCTGAACACTGACGGGTTCAGGGAGCAGCTGAATGCCAGCCTTCGGGAATCCCGGAAAAACGGCAGCCGGGGAAAGGTGATTATCCTTCTGAATTTTCCCAATAACCCCACAGGTTACAGCCCCACAGAAGAAGAGGCGAAGCAGCTGAGCGCTGCAATTCTGGAGGCCGCCGAACAGGGAAATGATATTCTCACCGTTCATGACGACGCCTACTTCGGCCTTTTTTATGAAGAGAATATCCGCAGGGAAAGTCTTTTCACCGATTGTGCGGACCTTCATGAAAATGTGGTGGCACTGAAGGTGGACGGCGCAACCAAGGAAGAGTACGCCTGGGGATTCCGGGTGGCTTTATGA
- a CDS encoding DUF5312 family protein produces the protein MHRILHDDKQRELAASFEESAIRESAKTMDPKVHASKLKDNMVSFFSSFDSGMVNQVDGAYSRIQQLIEFVNFDYYFVLKKFDSSFQEGNVTAPPKLEAINADYVSDDIKDFLEVMLPLDREGDWNQVMDILAQYKGVEVVNRQAWNRLMNALKGIVNSNVLTMIVQHIDQDPYWTPQMEVTRTRIIESYLETLRTRTENVVQKILSEKRNAKVEKLCVAVFGSNPTPRMKFYNEKANMMFSKKLNVEYLYTTPMNYLKTFLLDFFKKDIRELEDLLLVRGKWSTNVMSQQMSDAYYRVLEISEQLLQFDESLNEEGELGSRLKRSLARVVDRDPSTARNVQTMVKEINDDAIQIINEAAGNLISFGKNLKSLIEDSERKDHELIINWKELESMSETPVKNRMADAYKKIYYFIQLMQMFVKPGKPEVPPV, from the coding sequence GTGCATCGAATACTTCATGACGACAAACAGCGTGAACTTGCAGCATCGTTTGAAGAATCCGCAATCCGTGAATCCGCAAAAACCATGGATCCCAAAGTGCATGCTTCAAAGCTCAAGGATAATATGGTGAGCTTCTTCAGCAGTTTCGACAGCGGCATGGTGAATCAGGTTGACGGGGCATATTCCCGGATTCAGCAGCTCATCGAATTCGTGAACTTCGATTATTATTTTGTTCTGAAAAAGTTTGACTCATCATTTCAGGAAGGTAATGTAACTGCGCCGCCCAAGCTGGAGGCGATCAACGCCGATTACGTGAGCGATGATATTAAGGACTTTCTGGAAGTGATGCTCCCGCTGGACCGTGAGGGAGACTGGAACCAGGTGATGGATATTCTTGCCCAGTACAAGGGTGTGGAGGTGGTAAACCGCCAAGCCTGGAACCGTCTCATGAATGCGCTGAAGGGTATTGTGAACTCAAATGTGCTCACAATGATTGTTCAGCACATAGATCAGGACCCGTACTGGACGCCCCAGATGGAAGTCACCAGAACCCGGATTATAGAGTCCTATCTGGAAACTCTGCGGACCCGGACGGAAAATGTGGTGCAGAAAATTCTCTCCGAGAAACGTAATGCAAAGGTTGAAAAGCTCTGCGTTGCAGTGTTCGGTTCAAATCCCACGCCGCGGATGAAGTTTTACAATGAGAAAGCGAACATGATGTTCAGCAAGAAGCTGAATGTTGAATACCTGTATACAACTCCCATGAATTACCTGAAAACTTTTCTCCTGGATTTCTTTAAAAAAGATATTCGCGAGCTTGAGGATCTCCTTCTTGTGAGGGGCAAATGGTCCACTAATGTCATGTCCCAGCAGATGTCCGATGCCTATTACCGGGTGCTGGAAATTTCTGAGCAGCTCCTGCAGTTCGATGAAAGCCTGAACGAGGAAGGAGAGCTTGGATCCAGACTGAAGCGTTCTCTTGCACGGGTTGTGGACCGGGATCCCTCAACTGCTCGGAATGTACAGACCATGGTGAAAGAGATCAATGACGATGCCATACAAATTATCAATGAAGCAGCAGGAAACCTCATATCTTTCGGCAAAAACCTGAAAAGCCTTATTGAAGACTCGGAAAGAAAAGACCATGAGCTGATTATCAATTGGAAAGAACTTGAGAGCATGTCTGAAACGCCGGTGAAAAACCGGATGGCGGATGCCTACAAGAAAATCTACTATTTCATTCAGCTGATGCAGATGTTTGTAAAACCCGGGAAACCTGAAGTTCCGCCGGTGTAA